From a region of the Carassius auratus strain Wakin chromosome 31, ASM336829v1, whole genome shotgun sequence genome:
- the LOC113051002 gene encoding thioredoxin reductase 1, cytoplasmic-like has product MPPIESDAGRARIRSKIEELIDSHQVLVFSKSYCPYCVKVKELFKELNVKCNAVELDLMEDGTNYQDLLHEMTGQKTVPNVFINKKHIGGCDNTMKAHKDGDLQKLLGESSEAYEYDLIVIGGGSGGLACSKEAAALGKKVMVLDYVVPTPKGTSWGLGGTCVNVGCIPKKLMHQTALLGTALEDARKFGWEFSDQVSHSWETMRSAVNNYIGSLNWGYRVSLRDKNVNYVNAYAEFVEPHKIKATNKRGKEMFYTAAKFVLATGERPRYLGVPGDREYCITSDDLFSLPYCPGKTLVIGASYVALECGGFLAGLGLDVTIMVRSILLRGFDQDMANRAGDHMETHGVKFLRKFVPTKIEQLEAGSPGRLKVTAKSTESEEVFEGEYNTVLIAVGRDACTGKIGLDKAGVKVNAKNGKIPVNDEEQTSVPHIYAIGDILEGKWELTPVAIQAGKLLARRLFAGASLKCDYVNVPTTVFTPMEYGSCGYPEEKAVEIYGQENLEIYHSLFWPLEFTVPNRDNNRCYAKIICNKLDNDRVIGFHYLGPNAGEVTQGFGAAMKCGITKDQLDNTIGIHPTCAEIFTTMEVTKSSGGDITQSGC; this is encoded by the exons GTGAAGGAGCTCTTTAAAGAGCTGAATGTCAAGTGTAATGCAGTAGAGCTGGATCTGATGG AGGACGGGACCAACTACCAGGACTTGCTGCATGAGATGACGGGGCAGAAAACCGTCCCCAACGTCTTCATCAACAAGAAACACATCGGAGGCTGTGACAACACCATGAAG GCTCACAAGGATGGTGACCTGCAGAAGCTGCTGGGAGAAAGCAGCGAAGCGTACGAGTATGATCTGATCGTCATCGGAGGTGGTTCTGGAGGTCTGGCCTGCTCAAAG GAAGCGGCTGCCTTGGGGAAGAAGGTCATGGTTCTGGATTATGTTGTTCCCACACCGAAGGGCACATCCTGGG GTCTGGGTGGCACATGTGTGAACGTGGGCTGTATTCCCAAGAAACTGATGCATCAGACGGCTCTGCTGGGGACCGCCTTGGAGGACGCACGCAAGTTCGGCTGGGAGTTCAGTGATCAGG TGAGTCACAGCTGGGAGACGATGAGGAGTGCAGTGAATAACTACATCGGTTCACTGAACTGGGGCTACAGGGTTTCCCTACGAGACAAAAACGTCAATTACGTCAATGCCTACGCTGAGTTTGTGGAGCCGCACAAGATCAAG GCCACAAACAAGCGCGGTAAAGAGATGTTCTACACTGCTGCTAAGTTTGTGCTGGCGACGGGAGAGAGACCTCGTTATCTGGGCGTCCCAGGAGACAGAGAGTACTGCATCACCAG CGATGACCTGTTCTCGTTGCCCTACTGTCCCGGGAAGACTCTGGTCATCGGGGCGTCGTATGTAGCTCTGGAGTGCGGGGGGTTTCTGGCCGGTTTGGGGCTGGACGTGACCATCATGGTGCGCTCCATTCTCCTGCGAGGATTCGATCAGGACATGGCCAACCGTGCGGGAGATCACATGGAGACACACGGGGTCAAATTCCTCAGGAAGTTTGTTCCTACCAAG ATCGAGCAGCTGGAAGCTGGAAGTCCAGGTCGACTTAAAGTGACGGCCAAATCAACCGAGAGTGAAGAAGTCTTTGAAGGGGAATACAACACT GTGTTGATCGCAGTCGGTCGAGACGCCTGCACAGGAAAGATCGGTCTGGACAAAGCTGGAGTTAAAGTCAATGCCAA GAACGGGAAGATCCCGGTGAACGATGAGGAGCAGACCAGCGTTCCTCACATCTATGCCATTGGAGACATCCTGGAGGGGAAGTGGGAGCTGACTCCTGTGGCCATTCAGGCCGGGAAGCTTCTGGCTCGCCGACTGTTCGCTGGAGCGTCTCTGAAG tgtgattATGTGAACGTTCCCACCACCGTCTTCACTCCGATGGAGTACGGCAGCTGTGGTTATCCCGAGGAGAAGGCCGTCGAGATCTACGGCCAGGAGAACCTCGAG ATCTATCACAGTCTGTTCTGGCCTCTGGAGTTCACCGTTCCCAACCGGGACAACAACCGGTGCTACGCCAAGATCATCTGCAATAAACTGGACAAT gATCGTGTGATCGGCTTCCACTATCTGGGTCCTAACGCTGGAGAGGTCACTCAGGGCTTCGGAGCCGCCATGAAATGTGGAATCACCAAAGACCAGCTGGACAACACCATCGGGATTCACCCGACGTGTGCCGAG ATCTTCACCACCATGGAGGTCACCAAGAGCTCGGGCGGAGACATCACTCAGTCGGGCTGCTGA